The DNA sequence TTAGCAAGCACATCCTTACCGATTTCCATATACTTGTCCCAGTCGATATCTGTAAGGTCATCAATAGTATATCCTGCCTGTTCAAGAATATCTGTTCTGTAAGCTGCAATAACTGTACCGTTATCAAAAGGTACACCATAATTTACACCATTTACTGTTGAGTAAGCCAACTTACCGGGTGCAAACTTTGTAAAGTCAATTGCCTTTGTAGCGGTCAAATCTGCAAAAACATCAGGGAATGAGATCTGGTTTTTCCAGAATGCATTGTCCTGCATAAGGAAAATATCAGGTAATGTGGATAAATCACCGGCAGCACCTGCTGTACTAAGCTTTGTCTGTATATCAGGCCATGGAGTCTCAACTACATTAAGTTTGAAATCCGGGTGATCTTTCTGATAAATCTTAGCTGCCTCATTCATTGCATTGATATTAAATGCAGGGTCCCAGCACCAAACTGTAAGGGTATTGTCATCTGTAGCAGTTGCTGCATTGTTTGCAGCTGAAGAATCGCCACTGGAAGCTTCTTTACCACCACCACAACCTGCAAGCAGGCCGGTACATAATGCACTTGCCAAAAGTACACTTAAAATTTTTTTCTTCACAAAAAAGTCCTCCTTAACTATAACAATCTAGTATTTTAGCTATAGAAATATAGCCTGTTCAAGTTGCTCAAGATTGTCGTTATTTTTAAAAATTATACAATATTGCTAAAATATTTGTCTATAGTAGTTTTATACTATTATAAAATATCTTTTTGTGTACATTGTATATTAAAAAATAAAATAACCAAATAATAAGGCAAAATAAAGTAAGGTAATATTACAAATATATTTAATACATAGAAAAGCTCTTCAAAAAGTGAAAAACTTTTCAAAGAGCTTTCTAGTTTGTCTTCATAAGGTTACAGTTCAGCTACCCACTTTAGAGCTTTTGTTTTACAATCCTAATCGCAACTCTTTCTTAAAACTTCGCAGGATTTTACGCAGTCTGCAAAAACTCGTTTGTTCGCTTGGGGAGCAGCGAACTGCACTCAAACAAGTCACAGGCTGCTCAATCTGAGTCTCGTTTTCACGAAAGAGTTAAACGCTACAAGGATTGTAAAACTAAAAGTCTCAAGATATATAGTGACTGAACTGTAACTTCATAAGATATAATATATGAAGAAAATTCTCTAACTATATTGTTTTATCAAATTAATAATATTTTCTACACCATTTGTAGCATCTGAGTTTGACATAGCATCTATATATTTTTGTCTGTTTTTATAAAGTTCTGATATTTCCATTGCAAGTGAAATATTTGCAAGTGTCTCTTCATCTATGACTTTTGAATAACCGGCATTTTCAAAAGATTCGGCATTTAATATCTGATCACCTCTTGAAGCAGCACCGGATAGAGGTATCAAAAGATTAGGTTTTCGGAGTGCCAAAAGTTCACAGATGGTGTTTGCACCCGCTCTGGATACGACCACATCAGCCAGTGCAAAGAAGTCTTTTAATTCCTTGTCCACATATTCATACTGTAGGTATCCTGATTTTTCAAGTAGTTTTTCATCCACATTGCCCTTACCACAGATATGTATTACATTGAATTCCTTTAATATATCATCCAGAGCCTTTCTTATGGCAGTATTTACTATTACAGAACCTAAACTTCCACCTATTATCATTAGAGTGGGCTTATCACCAAAACCTGTTAGTTTGCACGCCGCTTCCTTATCGCCATTTAACAGCTCTTTTCTGATGGGTGAACCGGTAAGAATGGCTTTATTCTTTGGAAGATACTGTAAAGTTTCGGGGAAATTAGTACAGATCTTTGTGGCAAACTTTGATGCTATTTTGTTTGCAAGTCCGGGAGTAATATCGGATTCATGTATTATAACAGGTATCTTTAAAAATGCGGCAGCCATTACCACAGGTACACTGACAAAACCGCCCTTTGAAAAAACGATATCAGGTGAATATTTTTTTATGATTTTTTTTGCTTCAAAAAGTCCTTTTACGACTCTGAAAGGATCGCTGAAATTTTTTAAATCAAAGTATCTTCTAAGTTTTCCGGAAGATATACCGTCATATGGAATATTTTGTGCCTGTATAAGTCCGGCCTCCATACCATTTTTACTACCTATATATTTTATATCAAATCCGGCTTCTTTTAATGCAGGCAAGAGAGCTATATTTGGTGTGATATGACCTGCTGTACCACCACCTGTTAATATTATTTTTTTCATAATTAATTCCATTCTTATGCTATAATGAGAGTTACATTATATTAAGTATAATTTAACAAGTATAAATATTCAAGTGAGGAGAATATAATGATTGGTATAATCGGTGCAATGGAAGAGGAAATCTCAAAGTTAAAAGAGATAATGGAAAATAAAGAACTTAATAAAATAGCCGGAATGGAGTTTGTAAAAGGGGAAATAAGAGGAAGACAGGTTACAGTGGTACGCTCCGGTATAGGAAAGGTGAATGCCGCAGCATGTACTCAAATTTTAGTAGACAGATTCGGTGTAGATATAGTAATAAATACAGGCATTGCAGGCTCACTAAAGAATGAGATAAATATAGGAGATATCGTACTTTCTACAGATACTGTAATACATGATATGAATGTAGAGGGCTTTGGATATAAAAGGGGCCAGGTTCCGAGAATGGATGTATTTGCCTTCCCTACAGATGACAAACTTAGAAGTATAGCTAAAGAAATTTGTGAAAAAGAACTTATAGATATTTCTGTATTTGAGGGACGAGTGTTAAGTGGAGATATTTTCGTATCTGACAGAGCGACAAAAGAGGATTTGAAAAAGACCTTTGACGGCTACTGTACCGAGATGGAGGGTGCAGCTATAGCACAAGTTGCATATTTGAATGATATAAGAGTGCTTATAGTAAGAGCAATATCTGATAAGGCAGATGACAGTGCAAGTATGGACTATGCAGAGTTTGAAAGAAAGGCAATAGAAAATTGCGTTAAGTTGACTACAAAGCTGATAGAAACTATTGATGCTCCTCACTATTGCCAATAGTATATAGTTGTTATAAAATAAAAATGTTACTTTGATTAAAGTTTAGAAAGGCGTGTAATATGAATAAGACAGTAAGTTTTGATTACTCAAAGGCAATGGCATTTTTAGGTGCGGATGAATTGCAGAATTTTAAAACAATAACTTTGAACGCAAGGGATACATTATTATCAAAGTCAGGAGTGGGGTCAGACTTTTTGGGATGGATTGACCTTCCGATATACTATGACAAGGAAGAGTTTGAAAGAATAAAGGCAACAGCAAAGAAAATACAAGAAGACTCTGATGTACTCTTGGTAGTAGGTATTGGCGGTTCATATCTTGGAGCAAGAGCAGCTATAGAATTTTTAAGCCATAGTTTTTATAGCTGTTTGGATAAATCACAGAGAAAGACACCACAGATAATATTCTGTGGAAACTCTATTTCATCAAAATATATAGCAGACTTGAAAGATGTATTGAAGGATAAAGACTTCTCAATAAACATCATCTCCAAGTCAGGAACTACGACTGAGCCGGCTATCAGCTTTAGGGTGTTCAAAGAGATGCTTATAGAAAAGTATGGAAGAGCTGAGGCAAACAAAAGAATCTATGCCACAACAGATAAAGCAAAGGGTGCATTAAAATCATTGGCAAATGAAGAAGGCTATGAGAGTTTTGTAGTGCCGGATGATATAGGTGGAAGATTCTCAGTGCTTACAGCAGTAGGTCTACTTCCTATAGCAGTAGCCGGAATAGATATAGATGAACTTATGGCAGGTGCTGCAGCGACCAGAGAAGAAGTGATAGGAAAATCTTTTGAAGAAAATCCTTCATTATTATATGCTGCAATTAGAAATATATTCCTTAGAAAAGGAAAGAATATAGAAGTTACTGTAAACTACGAGCCAAGTCTTCACTATATTTCAGAGTGGATAAAGCAGCTCTTTGGAGAGAGTGAGGGTAAGGATGGAAGAGGTATCTTCCCGGCAGCTGTAGATTTAACTACAGACTTACATTCAATGGGCCAGTATATTCAAGATGGTGCCAGAATAATGTTTGAAACAGTACTTGATATAGAGGAGTCTCCGGCAGAGATTTTGCTTAAGGAAGAGGAGACAGATACAGATGGTATGAATTATTTGGCAGGAAAGAGTGTAGATTTTGTAAACAAATCTGCAATGAATGGTACAATACTTGCACATACAGATGGCAATGTGCCAAATCTGAAGATAAATATTCCGGATGAGAGTGCATTCTCACTTGGAAGTCTTTTCTACTTCTATGAATTTGCATGTGGTATAAGTGGATATATACTTGGAGTAAACCCTTTCAACCAGCCGGGAGTGGAGAGCTATAAGAGCAATATGTTTGCATTACTTGGTAAGCCGGGATATGAAAAGCAAAGAGAAGAGCTTTTAAAGAGGCTTAGCTAAAATGTTCAGGCTTTGGGGCAGATTATTTAAGGATAATCGCATGGTCAAGGACTATGTAGCGGAGGATTCTGATTACAGTAAAGATAGAAAGACAATGATATTTGATACAATCAGAGAGATATGTCATGAATTTGATTTAGCAAAACCTATATGGCTATTGCCGAATATAGATGAATTTGCAGCTAGAGGCAAAGTCAGGTTTGGTGCTGACAATTTTATAGAACAAATAGACTTTGACTATCTGGAGATACAGATAATAGAAGAATAATATAAAATAATGGAGAATATATTATGGTGGAACCTATATTAGACTATGACAGTTTTTTTGAGGGTGCAAAAAATGCCTTGTTGGAGCTTGATACACTGAGTACAGAGGAGGAGAGACTGACTCTTGAGGGTGAGAGAATAGCAAAAGCTATTGAGACTGAGAAAAAAAACACAAGCGATAGGATAGCTGATACCACCTCAAAAAGGTTGAAAGAAATCACTTCTACATATGATGCCGAAATAAAAAAAGCTGAGGAAGCCAAAAAAACATTGGAGGCTAAAAGAGGTAAGGCAAAGAACAAAAAAATAAATGAGAGAATAGAAGATGAAACTAAAGATTTGAGGGATCATATTGCCGCTACAAAAACAGAAATAAAAAATGAAATGAAAAGAGATGGAATACCGAACTTTTGTGATACCGGAGTTTACTACACTTTATACTTTCCACATAAATTCATAGATTTTATAAATATCATTCTGACAGTTGTTGTAGTATTCCTAGCTATACCGGTGGCTATTTATAAGATGATTCCTCAACATAAGCCAATATATCTTCCATTTATTTACTTTGCTATAGTACTTTTGGTAGGAGGACTATATATTATTATAGGTAACCTTACAAAGGCAAGACATAGAGACAGTCTTCTCAAAATAAGGGCAATGAGAGATACAATAGACAATGATGGAAAGAGAATCAATCTTATTACAAAAGAGATAAACAACGATTCAGCTGACGAAAAGTATGACCTTTCATCTTATGATTTAGAGATAGAAGATGCTGATGCAAAACTACAGGCTATAAATGAAAAGAGACGAGTAGCTGTAAACGAGTTTGAAAATAATACAAAGAAAATTATTGCAGACGAGATAATGGAAAATTCCGGAGAAAGAATTAATAATCTAAATAAAGAATTGGAAATTAACAAACAGAGTCTTGGGAATATAACCGGTAGGAGATCTGAAATAAATCTGACCATATCAGATAAGTATGAGTCTTATCTGGGAAGAGATTTTTTAAGAACAGATAAAATAGAAGCATTGCAAAAACTGATAAGAGATAAGGATGCAGCAAATATTAGTGATGCTATCGATCTGTATCAAAGCAAAATAGGTAAGAAATGATAGAAAATAAGGAAATAAAAAAGCAGAAACTAAAGGGCAGAATAATAGATACTGCTGCACTTGAAGAAAATGCTGTGCCAAGATCAAGAAGAAGAAAGGATATGAGCTTCTTTAAGGAAAGGAGGAGGGTTATCATAATCCTCCTTGTTTTTCTAGGAGTTTTTGTGGTTGCATATACACTGATTAACAGATTCAAGACCTATGATAAATTTAAATTAAAATGGATACATGAGTTGAGTGAAGGAAGTCTTGTGGGATATGAAAGCCTAGGAAATGGATTCTTAAAGTACTCAAGAGACGGAGCATTGTACTTAAAACCAAATGGTAAGGATGTTTGGATAGAAAGTTATGAGATGTCCAATCCTAAAATTGATAAAAATGGGAAATATCTGATAATTTTTGATGTTGGTGGATATAAGATAGAAAGCTATACTAAAGATGGTAGAGTCTTCGCTATAGAAACTGAATTACCTATATTGAAAGCAGTTGTCTCAAGAACCGGAATAGTTACAACGTTGGTGGAAGATTCCAGATCCACATATATACTCTTTTTTGATAAAGAGGGAAATAAGTTGGAGATAAGTATAAAGTCAAAATTGTCGGGAGACGGTTTTCCAACAGATATAGCTATATCACCTGACGGTACAGCACTTTTAGCCACCTTTCAGTATTTAAAGGGAAGCTCTATGATGGGTAGAGTGGTTTTCTATGATTTTTCAGAAATAGGTCAAAACATGCCAAACCGAGTGGTTGGAGGTTTTGATGAAGAGTTTGTATCATCAATGGTTGCAAGAGTGAGATTTTTTGATAAAATAAACTCAGTAGCAATAGCATCTGACGGCCTTTATTTTTTCTCATCAAAAAATGTGGCTTCACCAAAACTGATAAAGACAATAAAAGCAGAAAATGATATTGAGGCATTGGATTTTGAAGGAAATAAACTTTGCGTGGTTTATAAAAACAGTTCTGAAAAATTCAATCATACATTGTATGTATACTCAAAAGAAGGAAAGGTTATTTTAAAGAAAGAATTCCTTGGTGAGCTTAGTAAAATTGACATGAAAAATGGATATATATATATGACAAAGAATGATAAAGCCATTATAATGAATATGTCAGGTGTAATAAAATACAGTGGAAGTCTTGATGTAAATATCTATGGTATTGTAAAGAGTGGGTTCTTATCAAACTTTACAGTGCTTGGCGATAAGGACTTTAGAGGAATAACGTTTAAATAACTATATAAGGAGGAAGTATGGAGCAGGTATGCGTGGGTGTTGACATAGGAGGAACAAGTGTAAAACTTGGTATATTTACATTGGGAGGTGATCTTTTAAAAAAATGGGAGTTACCTACTGAACCCAAAAATGATACCAAGGCATTGATAGAGAAGATAGGAAAATCTATAAAAGAAAACCTAAAAGAAGGTGGACTTACTCTTACAGACTGTGTAGGAGTTGGAATGGGAGTTCCCGGACCGGTATTGCCAAATGGCTATATAGAAGTTGTAGTAAATATAGGCTGGAAAGAGGTGTTCCCTGCAAGAATGCTCTCTGATATTTTGGACGGTATGCCTGTAGCCCTTGGAAATGATGCCAATGTAGCAGCACTTGGAGAAGCATGGATGGGAGGAGCCAAAAATTATCAGGATGTAGTGATGGTAACTCTCGGCACAGGTGTAGGCGGAGGCATTATAGTTGATGGTAAAATAGTGCCGGGAAAACATGGGCTTGGTGGCGAAATAGGACATATGCATGTAAGGGATTCTGAAACAGAGAAATGTAACTGTGGTGGAGTAGGATGTTTGGAACAGATATCAAGTGCTACAGGAATAGTAAATGAGGCAAAGAAACTTTTAAGTAAAAAGAAAGCTACCTCAAGATTGTCACTTTTGGAAGACATTACAGCAAAGGATGTACTTGATGCAGCCAAGGCAGGAGATGCTATAGCTTTGGAGGTTGTAGATACTGTTTCAAAATACCTTGGAATAGCACTGTCACATTTAACTTTAACAGTAGACCCTGAGATTTTTGTAATAGGTGGCGGTGTATCAAAGGCAGGAGAATTCCTTATAGAAAAAATAACTGAAAAATTCGTATTCTATACACCAATTACAAAGACAAAGGCTGATATAGTACTGGCACAACTTGGAAATGATGCCGGAATATATGGAGCTGCAAGACTGGTATTGGGTTAGATTTAAAGTGGCCGGATAGTAGGTGAATTTTACCGCTATCCGGTCATATTATTATAAAAAATACTACATTTCTTAAAAAATATTTCCATATAAAAAACTTGTTTTTATAATATGGTGGTGATATAGTGTCAAATATTAGCAGATTAACTGACGCTAAGGAGTCTTTTGACTTAGGAGGAATAAGAATGAAGAAAAGATTTTTAATAACAGTTTTAGGGTTAACAATTGGAAGTGCATTATTATTTAGTGCATGTGGATCAAAGAAAGAAACAGCAGAAACAACAGCACAGACAGTAGCAGAGAGCACTACTGCTAAGGCAGAAGAGAAGACAACTGCTACAGAGGCTCAGGCACCAAAGGTGGATATAAACTTTGAAATAGCAAATCATCTTGAGATGTCATATGCTGATATAGGTAATGCCTTTGGAGAGGCTACATCAGATGAGGTTAACTCAGAAAAGGGAGAAAGAACTGTAAAGTATGCAAATCCTGATAGAGAATTACATTACTATGATGATAAATCAGAAGGTTACACACTTTTCGGAGTCAGTGCTAAGGCAGGAGATATTTTAAGTTTTGAAAAGGACAGTGTAAAGCTTAGCGATATTTTGGATCAGATGGAAGGTGAAGAGGGTAAAGGCCTTGAGTCAAATGAGGCATTTCTAACAGTTGGTGAAAAGGGTGATCACACTGTTGTATTTTTGTCAGAGGGATACTATTTTGTATTGTCAGTAGACAAGGATGATATGGTATCAAAGGACAGTGCAGCTGCTATACTGACAGAGGATGTAGTAGGAATTGATACAAGTGAAACTGAAACAAAAGCACCTTCAGAAATAAAGATACCTGAAACTACAGCAGCAAAACAGTAAAAAATCCTTAATTTAAATATATTATATAATAAAAGGTCGGATGAATAGCTGAACATTCATCCGACTTTTTGTTATGAAAAAGCAAGAATAATAAAATGCTCAAAATTAGATAATACTAACATATACTTATTAATAATTACTATACAAAAATTATAGAGCATGATATAATACACTATAAAACATACTGACAAAATTAAGGCGAGTAGAATAATAGTATATATAATGAGCATAAAAAAACTTGTTTTTCAACTTATTGACTTATTTGACAAAGTACTTATTAAATAATATTATATTAATATATTTATAACATAAGATTAATGTAGGCAGTTTATGCCTGGCAATAGAAGAGGTAGAGGTAGAGTTAGATATGAGGAGAAAGGAAATGTACATAAATCATCTGGTTAGATGTCCTTGTTAATTCACAGGGTGAAACGACCGGAAGAGGACTGACAGCAGTTTTACAATAATTGTAAAGGCTATTTTTGAGCTGTTCGCAAAAATATTACAATAAAATAGAAATTAAAGACTATTTAGTAAAGTTTCAGCTTTTACAAAACAATCATACGGTATAGATTTCTTTAATTATAACATATAACAATGAACTTGCGAAAATATATTGGGCAAATATTTTTGTGGGTTATTTTGTTTGTTTTAAAGAAATATATATAAATTTTTATGACTGGGTATAAACAAACTGATTTGATGTTATACATTAAACAGTGATATGGGAGTAAGTATGTAGAACATAGTATAGGACCTTATACACCAGTATGCAGACGATCACAATTAAGGAGGTAGTTTGATGAAAAAAAGGAGCATGGTAAGTCGTGTAGGCTTACTAGCGGTTTCCGCTCTCTTCCTTTGGGCTTTTCCTTCAACTGCACATGCAGAAGGATGGGACAACTCAACAGGTGAGTGGAGATACCTGGATAGTGCTAACAACGCAGTATCAGATGTTTGGCGTAAGTCAGGTGATGCTTGGTATTATCTAGGTGATGATGGAAATATGGTAAGAGATTCATTACTTACCATAGGAGACGATGTTTTTTACCTAAATGCTGACGGAGTTATGGCGGCTGATCGCTGGATACTCACAAAGGACGAGGACGACGAAGAAGGATGGTATTACTTCGGAGCTGACGGAAAAGCATATAGAGGTAAAGAGGGAAGACTATATACTCGTGAGGTTAATGGAAAGAGATATCTTTTTGATGAGAATGGAGTAATGCTTACAGGATTCTTTGATGCAGTGGGCAATGCAGTAGAGGACGACAATCCATTCAAGACAGCGGTATATTACTTTGGTGCTGACGGAGCAATGTTCACTGATCAGTGGCTATTCTATTCACAAGTAGGAGAAAACCCGGGTTATTCAGAGCTTGGACAAAGAAACTATGCTGAATATGATGAGATGTGGTTATACTTTGGGGCTAATGGTAGAAAGTATGCTGCAAAGACTACAGATCAGTCTAAGCAAAGAGAGATAAACGGTAAGGCTTATCTCTTTGATGAGAACGGAGTTATGATACCTCAGCTTTCTGTAACTAATGCAAATATTAGAGCAACAGCAAGCAATGCTAAGGTAAAATATGGTTCACTTGATATAGACGGTGAGCTAAAAGATGACTATTGGACATTTACAGTGCCAAATGAGGAGATGAGCCAGGAAGACTACGATACGGGCGAGCGTAGCTGGTTCAGAACAAAGAAAGACGGCAGTGTAATTAAGGACAGAATAGCTACAGTACTTGGAAGAAGATATGCCTTTGATGAAATAGGACGTATGCAGACAGGTTTTGTGGTTATGTTGGAAGATGATACCTTCGGTATCAGATTTGATGTAGATGAGTGGAGCAAGGAAGATTTCCTTACAGATGCGATAGACTCACCTATAGCTGCTATAGACAGAGGTAGCCTATATCTCTTTGGAACTGATGAGTTAAATGACGGTTCAATGATACTCGGAGAGGTTACAGTATCACTTAGAGATACAAACGCCGTATTTGGTTTCAAGGATAATGGTAAGGCTATCGGAGCAAAGTGCACACTTGCAAAGAGTGATGGCAAGTTCTACTTCAACGGTTTAAGACTTGATGCAGATGCAGATCTTAAATATGGTATCCTAAAAGATACAAGAACAGGTCATGGCGAATATGTAGTAGTCGGAACTGACGGAAAAGTAGTAAAAGGCACAAAGATTTTAAGAGACGGAGAGGGCAACTGGATAATAGTTGAAAACTCAAAGTTCGTAGCTAGAGTTAGTGATGGTGATAGACCAAGAAAGAAGAACGGAAGATTCTATCACTATGATTCAACAGCTGAGAAACATGAGAGATGGGGAGCAGAAATCACTTATGCTACAGATGGAGCATACAACTTAGATAGTGATTTTGTACTCTTCGATAGATAGTTAGAGGAGAGATATGAAGAAAAACAATTTAATAAGGAAGGTAAAACAAACAACCGCCGGGTTGCTTGCAGGAGCTATGGTCCTTACCGGAGCTCCTCTGGGTGGATTGACTGCTTGGGCGTCTTCAAGTGTCACAGGTCAGTCTGCGCCAATCTCTACAAGTTTAGAGAATGATACCATGCTTATGGTTGGTAGACCGAATGATGGTTATGGAACAACGCATAACCATGAATATCCGGGAAATACGAGTAATGGTTACAATCAGTATGGAGCTACCTATGGTAATGGTACGACAACAGCATATAAGTATGGTTGGATAACCTCAGGTTCATCAGGATCGTTTGCAGGGTGGAAATGGGATATCGCTGGTTTGATTGATGATGTAACTTCAGAGCCTAGCAGTGAGGCTGATGAAGCATATGTTAAGTCATATCCGGGTGGACCGCTTTCGGTTACCTATCCATCAAGTAATCCACAGGGGTTTAATACAGCTATTCATCTAGGGGCTGATACTATTAGTCTCAGTAATAAGATGAATATTGGTCAAAATAATATTAGTAGAGCAAATGCCACAGCAAGTCCGTTTTATCCCGCCTATGATGGAGAGGTGAAAAACGGTGAGGTTATAAAGGTATTTGATGGGCATACTGATATGAAGCTTGAGATTAGACTTTCTGTCAAGCCTACTACTGACGGTAAATATATCTTAACAGAGTATACTGTTAAGAATACAAATATGAATCCGGCAGAAACAAATGCTAAGATAGTAGATGCTGGTAGAACAGATGGTGGTAGAACAGTATGGTTTGCAGCAGGTACTGATATAATGATTGCACAGGATGACTATGCGGCAGTTTGGTCAACACCAAAGACCAATACAGGAAATAAAAATGAGGGTATACATGGCCAGGCTGATAATGGTGCTACATATACTCTTGGTTCATTTGATATGCTTACATATAGTCCACAATATCCAAATCTTGGTATGCAAAAGAGAAATTCATCTGACCCAAGTGCCATTACTACATGGGTAGGACATTATGGAAGCTTTACGTCAAACTATGGAACAGATTTGGTAGATACCTCATACATGCCGGGAGGTACATATGGAGCGACCGACTCAGGTCTTGCGTATTCATTGAAATTCGACCTTCTTCCGGGTGAAGAGAAGACAGGTGTTATAGCTTGGTCTATGAGAGGACCTACATACTATGTAGACCCGGTAAATGGTAATGACTCCAATAATGGATTTATGTCTAAACCGTTTAAGACCATTGAGGCAGCGGTAGCCAAGATTGGAAGTAGAACTCCTAAAAAGACATATGTCTATATCATGAATGATACAGAGATTGACTCTACTATTACTATTCCGACAGGAAAGTCAATAACCTTTGGTACTACTGACTATGTACTTGATCCAACTACCAACTCAAAAGTAGCGGCATATCCGATAACAGTTGGTGCTGACGGTCAAAGAACCAATCAAAAGGTTATAAAGAGAGCAAATAACTTTACAGGTCCACTATTTAAGGTGGAACATGCAAACTCATCTATTTCATTTACAGATATAAAAGTAGATGGTAGAGGGGATGCAGTAAATAATATAACAGGCTCTTTAGTACTTGCAAAAGCCGGTACGGTAAATACTCTTACAGGTGCAGTACTTACAAATAATAAGATAACACCGGTAGAACATGAGCAGTTTACAGATACTAATGGAAATGGAACATGGGATCCAACTGAGGAGTTTATAGATGCCAATGGAAATGGTGTTTGGGATGGTCCGGAGGCATTTGTAGATGCTAATGGAAATGGCAAGTATGATATCGGTGAAACATTTACAGATGCTAATAGAAATGGTATCTATGATAAGTCAGCGAATGCTACTGTAGCAAGTGCTATACATTTGTTAAGTGGTTCTAAGTTAAATATGAATTATGGTACTATTACAGGTAATAAATCTTATATGGGTGGTGCTATTACAAAGAATACAGGCTCAGAAGTAAGTTTGTCAGGTGCCATAAATATTACAGGAAATGTTTCAGGTGCCGGTGGAGCATCTAACTTGATGATTGATACTACCGGAAGCAAGGCTAAGGTTACTTCAAATCTTACATCTGCTTCAAGAATCGGTCTTTCATCACTTCAGTCTGTACC is a window from the Lachnoanaerobaculum umeaense genome containing:
- a CDS encoding N-acetylmuramoyl-L-alanine amidase family protein, encoding MKKRSMVSRVGLLAVSALFLWAFPSTAHAEGWDNSTGEWRYLDSANNAVSDVWRKSGDAWYYLGDDGNMVRDSLLTIGDDVFYLNADGVMAADRWILTKDEDDEEGWYYFGADGKAYRGKEGRLYTREVNGKRYLFDENGVMLTGFFDAVGNAVEDDNPFKTAVYYFGADGAMFTDQWLFYSQVGENPGYSELGQRNYAEYDEMWLYFGANGRKYAAKTTDQSKQREINGKAYLFDENGVMIPQLSVTNANIRATASNAKVKYGSLDIDGELKDDYWTFTVPNEEMSQEDYDTGERSWFRTKKDGSVIKDRIATVLGRRYAFDEIGRMQTGFVVMLEDDTFGIRFDVDEWSKEDFLTDAIDSPIAAIDRGSLYLFGTDELNDGSMILGEVTVSLRDTNAVFGFKDNGKAIGAKCTLAKSDGKFYFNGLRLDADADLKYGILKDTRTGHGEYVVVGTDGKVVKGTKILRDGEGNWIIVENSKFVARVSDGDRPRKKNGRFYHYDSTAEKHERWGAEITYATDGAYNLDSDFVLFDR